In Thermotomaculum hydrothermale, a single genomic region encodes these proteins:
- the dxs gene encoding 1-deoxy-D-xylulose-5-phosphate synthase, with product MAYIERINSPYDLKKIDKKELETLAKEIREFIIDSVSKTGGHLASSLGVVEATIALHYVFDFKKDRIVWDVGHQAYVHKILTGRKDRFHTLRKFNGLSGFPKITESEYDHFNTGHSSTSISAALGMAIARDLNNEDYQVIAFIGDGSLTAGLAFEGMNQAGHLKKKMMVILNDNDMSIAPNVGALNGYLNQILSGQFYKRMRDRIEHILKSMGTIGTPMIKMAKGMEETIKRLFVPGMLFEELGFKYVGPVDGHDIEKLIEVFEKYKDYDDPVLIHIKTKKGKGYKFSEKMPEKWHGISPFDRETGEVYKSSKGTPSYTSVFGKTIIELAEKNPDIVAITAAMPSGTGLTEFAKKFPERFFDVGIAEQHAVTMAGGLAIKGKKPFVAIYSTFLQRAYDQVIHDVCLMNLPVVFCMDRGGVVGADGETHHGLYDIAYLRPLPNIVMMAPADENELRHMLYTASKLSFPCSIRYPRGSAEGVNLDKELKEIKIGKSRVLKDGDDAVIFAIGSMVWKAKRVADKLEQDGIFVKVVDARFIKPLDESEILKSAEECGVVVTAEEGILNGGFGSAVLELLQDNNILVPALRLGIPDRIVHQGSPEELLDELKLTETHLYYRIKDFVKQYRYAKKKNRGEIE from the coding sequence ATGGCTTACATTGAGAGGATAAATTCTCCTTATGATTTAAAAAAGATTGATAAGAAAGAGCTTGAAACTCTGGCAAAGGAGATAAGGGAGTTTATAATTGACTCTGTTTCAAAAACAGGGGGGCATCTTGCATCATCTTTAGGGGTTGTTGAAGCAACCATTGCCCTTCACTATGTTTTTGATTTTAAGAAAGACAGAATTGTCTGGGATGTGGGGCATCAGGCTTATGTTCATAAAATATTAACCGGGAGAAAAGATAGATTTCATACTTTAAGGAAGTTTAACGGGCTTTCCGGTTTTCCAAAGATTACAGAAAGCGAGTACGACCATTTTAATACAGGACATTCTTCAACCTCTATTTCTGCCGCCCTTGGAATGGCTATTGCAAGGGATTTAAACAATGAAGATTATCAGGTTATTGCATTTATAGGGGATGGCTCTCTAACTGCAGGGCTTGCTTTTGAAGGAATGAATCAGGCAGGGCATTTAAAGAAAAAGATGATGGTTATTTTAAACGACAATGATATGTCTATTGCCCCTAATGTTGGCGCTTTAAACGGATACCTTAACCAGATTCTTTCAGGCCAGTTTTACAAGAGGATGAGAGACAGGATTGAACACATTTTAAAGTCAATGGGGACAATAGGCACTCCAATGATTAAGATGGCAAAGGGGATGGAAGAGACAATAAAGAGGCTTTTTGTTCCTGGAATGCTTTTTGAAGAGTTGGGTTTTAAGTATGTTGGGCCTGTTGACGGACACGATATTGAAAAATTAATTGAGGTTTTTGAAAAGTATAAAGATTACGACGACCCTGTTTTAATTCACATAAAAACAAAAAAGGGGAAAGGGTATAAGTTTTCTGAAAAGATGCCTGAAAAATGGCACGGTATTTCCCCCTTTGACAGGGAGACTGGTGAGGTTTACAAATCATCAAAGGGTACTCCAAGCTACACTTCTGTTTTTGGAAAAACAATTATTGAGCTTGCTGAAAAAAATCCAGATATAGTGGCAATTACTGCTGCAATGCCCTCTGGCACAGGCTTAACTGAATTTGCAAAAAAATTCCCTGAAAGGTTTTTTGATGTTGGAATTGCAGAGCAACACGCTGTAACAATGGCAGGGGGGCTTGCAATTAAAGGTAAAAAGCCGTTTGTTGCAATTTACTCAACATTTTTGCAAAGGGCTTACGACCAGGTGATACACGATGTTTGCTTAATGAACCTTCCTGTTGTTTTCTGTATGGATAGAGGTGGTGTTGTTGGCGCTGACGGGGAAACACACCACGGGCTTTATGATATTGCCTATTTAAGGCCTTTACCAAATATTGTTATGATGGCACCAGCAGATGAAAATGAATTAAGACATATGCTTTATACAGCAAGCAAGCTTTCCTTCCCCTGTTCAATCAGGTATCCGAGGGGAAGTGCAGAGGGAGTTAATTTAGATAAAGAATTAAAAGAGATAAAGATAGGAAAAAGCAGGGTTTTAAAAGATGGAGATGATGCGGTTATCTTTGCTATTGGCTCAATGGTATGGAAGGCAAAGAGGGTTGCAGATAAACTTGAACAGGACGGCATATTTGTAAAAGTTGTTGACGCAAGGTTTATTAAGCCACTTGATGAAAGCGAGATTTTAAAATCTGCCGAAGAGTGTGGAGTGGTTGTAACAGCAGAAGAGGGAATTTTAAATGGCGGTTTTGGGAGTGCGGTTCTTGAATTGCTTCAGGATAACAACATTCTTGTGCCTGCTTTAAGGCTTGGAATTCCAGACAGAATTGTTCATCAGGGAAGCCCGGAAGAGTTGCTGGACGAGTTAAAACTGACTGAAACACACCTTTATTACAGAATTAAGGATTTTGTAAAACAGTACCGATACGCAAAAAAGAAAAATAGGGGGGAAATTGAATGA
- a CDS encoding aromatic aminobenezylarsenical efflux permease ArsG family transporter, with amino-acid sequence MISSMVVAVATAFWFGILTSISPCPLATNIAAVSYISQDIDSPIKTAINGLLYTLGRTISYTVLGVLLVSSILAVFDVATFLQQRINEVLGFILIFAGFLLLDIISLPAFGGDFLQKSSKKLVKMGRIGALLLGALFALSFCPISAALFFGSLIPLAAKFNSGVIFPAAFGIGTALPVLIFAIGIAFGAKSVGKAFNKITQLEKWFRRATGVIFVGVGGYYIYVYLIVPKILQ; translated from the coding sequence ATGATTAGCAGTATGGTTGTAGCAGTTGCAACTGCTTTCTGGTTTGGGATTCTAACATCAATTAGCCCCTGTCCCCTTGCTACCAATATTGCTGCAGTATCATATATCAGCCAGGATATAGATTCCCCGATTAAAACAGCAATTAACGGTTTACTTTACACACTTGGCCGTACAATAAGCTATACAGTACTTGGGGTTCTCCTTGTTTCAAGCATTCTTGCAGTTTTTGATGTGGCGACCTTTTTGCAACAGCGTATAAATGAGGTGTTGGGTTTTATCCTAATTTTTGCCGGATTTTTATTACTGGACATAATTTCTCTTCCTGCATTTGGTGGGGATTTTCTTCAAAAATCCTCTAAAAAACTTGTGAAAATGGGAAGAATAGGGGCATTACTTTTAGGTGCACTTTTTGCATTGTCGTTTTGTCCAATTTCTGCGGCGTTGTTTTTTGGAAGCCTTATTCCCCTTGCAGCAAAATTTAACTCAGGAGTTATTTTTCCCGCAGCATTTGGAATAGGGACGGCTCTGCCTGTTCTTATTTTTGCAATAGGCATTGCTTTTGGGGCAAAGAGTGTTGGCAAGGCGTTTAATAAAATAACACAGCTTGAAAAATGGTTTCGGAGAGCAACAGGGGTTATTTTTGTTGGAGTAGGCGGTTATTATATTTATGTGTATTTAATTGTTCCAAAAATTTTACAGTAG
- a CDS encoding tryptophanase: MSIIIEPFRIKVVEPIRQTTEEERVEILKNAHYNPFLIKSDDILIDFLTDSGTGAMSDRQWGALMQGDESYAGSRSFFRFESVVKKITGFKHIIPTHQGRAAERILFSIMVQKGDIVPNNTHFDTTRANIEFNDAEAVDLVIPEGKIPELEHPFKGNMDLEKLEELLEKYHDRIPLGMVTITNNSGGGQPVSMENIREVSRLLHKYNMPFFIDACRFAENAYFIKLREKGYENKSVLEIAQEIFSYADGCTMSAKKDGLVNIGGFLAMNDDELAMKARTLLILTEGFPSYGGLAGRDLEALAVGLEEVLNEDYLKYRLRTAEYMGERLLDAGISIIRPTGGHAVYIDAKAFYPHIPPSQFPGQTLVCELYKKGGIRGVEIGSVMFGKKDKETGEEIPAPMELVRLAFPRRVYTQSHFDYAIEKIIETFKDRENAKGMKITWEPPFLRHFTAKFEPVE; encoded by the coding sequence ATGAGCATTATAATTGAGCCTTTCAGAATTAAGGTTGTTGAACCAATAAGACAGACAACAGAGGAAGAGAGGGTTGAGATATTAAAGAATGCGCACTATAATCCTTTTTTAATTAAGTCAGACGATATATTGATAGATTTTCTTACAGACTCCGGTACAGGGGCAATGAGTGACAGGCAATGGGGTGCTTTAATGCAGGGGGATGAGTCCTATGCGGGAAGCAGAAGCTTTTTCAGGTTTGAATCAGTTGTAAAAAAAATAACAGGTTTTAAGCACATAATCCCCACACATCAGGGAAGGGCTGCAGAGAGAATTCTTTTTTCAATTATGGTGCAAAAGGGAGATATTGTTCCCAACAATACCCACTTTGATACAACAAGGGCGAATATTGAGTTCAACGATGCAGAAGCAGTTGACTTAGTAATACCTGAGGGGAAAATTCCAGAATTGGAGCATCCATTTAAAGGCAATATGGATTTAGAAAAGTTAGAAGAGTTGCTTGAAAAATACCACGACAGAATCCCCCTTGGAATGGTTACAATTACAAATAACTCAGGTGGTGGCCAGCCTGTTTCAATGGAAAATATTAGAGAGGTATCAAGGCTTCTCCACAAATATAATATGCCGTTCTTCATAGACGCCTGCCGTTTCGCTGAAAACGCATACTTTATCAAGTTAAGGGAAAAAGGGTATGAAAATAAATCAGTCCTTGAAATTGCTCAGGAGATTTTCTCTTATGCAGACGGATGCACAATGAGTGCAAAGAAGGACGGGCTTGTAAATATAGGCGGTTTTCTTGCAATGAATGACGATGAACTTGCAATGAAAGCAAGGACTTTGCTTATACTAACCGAAGGCTTTCCTTCCTACGGTGGGCTCGCAGGTAGAGACCTTGAAGCACTTGCAGTTGGTCTTGAAGAGGTTTTAAACGAGGATTATCTGAAATACAGGCTGAGAACTGCAGAGTATATGGGTGAGAGATTGCTTGATGCAGGAATAAGCATAATAAGGCCAACAGGGGGACACGCTGTTTACATTGACGCAAAGGCATTTTATCCTCACATTCCACCGTCACAGTTTCCAGGCCAGACTCTTGTTTGCGAATTGTATAAAAAAGGCGGTATTAGGGGTGTGGAGATTGGCAGCGTAATGTTTGGGAAAAAGGATAAAGAAACTGGAGAGGAGATTCCAGCACCAATGGAATTGGTAAGGCTTGCCTTTCCAAGAAGGGTTTATACCCAAAGCCATTTTGATTACGCTATTGAAAAGATTATTGAAACCTTTAAAGACAGAGAGAATGCAAAGGGGATGAAGATTACCTGGGAGCCTCCATTTTTAAGGCACTTTACAGCAAAGTTTGAGCCTGTTGAATAG
- a CDS encoding response regulator transcription factor, protein MEKVKILICEDDKELLEIFNLILTMEGFEIDIAERGIDFKNMLEREKYSLILLDLGLPDIDGEHLCKFVCENYDIPVIVVSAKDNVATKVLCLEYGADDYIVKPFETVELVARIKSVLRRSKKRFLSENKEDLQKRIRWGELEINPLGRKVLKKGKEIALTPKEFDLILFFAKNRGKTFQREDIVETLWGEKSLYRWSRAIDVHINHLRKKIEDNPANPVYIQTIPGVGYRAKK, encoded by the coding sequence ATGGAAAAAGTGAAGATTCTTATATGTGAAGATGATAAAGAGTTGTTGGAGATTTTTAACCTTATTTTAACGATGGAAGGTTTTGAAATCGATATTGCGGAAAGAGGCATTGACTTTAAAAATATGCTTGAAAGAGAAAAATATAGTTTGATATTACTTGATTTAGGGCTTCCTGATATTGACGGTGAGCATTTGTGCAAATTTGTCTGCGAAAACTATGATATTCCGGTTATTGTTGTTTCTGCAAAAGATAATGTTGCAACAAAGGTGCTTTGTCTTGAATATGGGGCGGATGATTATATTGTAAAACCTTTTGAAACTGTTGAGTTGGTTGCCAGAATAAAAAGTGTTTTAAGAAGGAGCAAAAAGAGATTTCTGTCTGAGAATAAGGAAGATTTGCAAAAAAGAATCCGATGGGGGGAGCTTGAAATAAATCCTTTGGGAAGAAAAGTTTTGAAAAAAGGAAAAGAAATTGCTCTTACCCCAAAAGAGTTTGATCTAATATTGTTTTTTGCCAAAAACAGAGGGAAAACTTTTCAGAGGGAAGATATTGTTGAGACTCTTTGGGGAGAAAAATCCCTTTATAGATGGTCAAGGGCTATTGATGTACACATAAACCATTTAAGAAAAAAGATTGAAGACAATCCTGCAAATCCTGTATATATTCAGACAATACCAGGTGTAGGTTACAGGGCAAAAAAATGA
- a CDS encoding alginate export family protein, with protein sequence MKKYLLSIISILLMFTFIPAFAGGFLDSIKDGKATLELRFSFEYSDLDDPADLDSAKGLNLRTRLGFKTADYNGFSMFLQMHNLSQIVDDYRWPGGGDPAYDVIADPDGSRVHQFFFTYKFNNIFSIKAGRQEIIFDDARLIGNVGWRQNGQSFDGAVLAVNTDRNNLSFAYIYRVNTILLTHVDLDGLYAVHDTFKVNKNMKITAFAYLLDTESDSPDSRDSGTYGLRFLGSINNFNYDLTYAIQNDFADGENHGGDMVNAFIEYKFENFALGVGCNLISGQDGNDRPFDTLFSTAHKFNGWADQFLGTNGGKLVNGLDDYFVQFSTKIYQHKLVIVYHSFDTNENVTYGEKYGDELDILVVRKINKNLSCLAKAAFYNAKNYENNPTLDEKVVWFRVMYKF encoded by the coding sequence ATGAAAAAATACCTATTATCCATTATTTCAATTTTATTAATGTTTACATTTATTCCCGCATTTGCAGGTGGTTTTCTTGACTCAATAAAAGACGGCAAGGCAACACTTGAACTAAGGTTCAGTTTTGAATACTCAGATTTAGACGACCCTGCAGATTTAGACAGTGCAAAAGGGCTTAACTTACGAACAAGATTAGGCTTTAAAACAGCAGATTACAACGGTTTTTCAATGTTTTTACAGATGCACAACCTTTCTCAAATAGTTGATGATTACAGATGGCCTGGCGGTGGAGACCCAGCATACGATGTTATTGCTGACCCTGATGGCTCAAGGGTGCATCAATTCTTTTTCACCTACAAATTTAACAATATTTTCTCAATTAAAGCTGGAAGACAGGAGATTATTTTTGATGACGCAAGGTTAATAGGCAATGTAGGCTGGAGGCAGAATGGCCAGTCTTTTGACGGAGCGGTACTTGCTGTAAATACTGATAGAAATAATTTAAGTTTCGCATACATTTACAGGGTAAATACAATTCTTCTAACCCATGTTGATCTTGATGGGCTTTATGCAGTACACGATACATTTAAGGTTAACAAAAATATGAAGATTACAGCATTTGCCTACCTGCTTGACACAGAAAGCGACTCCCCTGATTCAAGAGACAGTGGCACATACGGATTAAGGTTTTTAGGTTCAATCAACAATTTCAACTACGACTTAACATACGCTATCCAGAATGATTTTGCTGATGGTGAAAATCATGGCGGAGATATGGTTAACGCCTTTATTGAATACAAGTTTGAAAATTTTGCACTTGGAGTAGGTTGCAATTTAATCTCTGGACAGGATGGAAACGACAGGCCATTTGACACCCTTTTCTCAACCGCCCATAAGTTTAATGGTTGGGCAGACCAGTTTTTAGGAACAAATGGTGGAAAGCTTGTTAATGGACTTGACGATTACTTTGTCCAGTTTTCAACAAAAATCTATCAACACAAACTTGTAATTGTTTACCACAGCTTTGATACAAATGAAAATGTAACATATGGGGAAAAGTACGGAGATGAACTTGACATTCTGGTTGTTAGAAAAATCAATAAAAATTTAAGTTGCCTTGCTAAAGCTGCATTTTACAATGCAAAAAATTACGAAAATAACCCGACACTGGATGAAAAAGTTGTCTGGTTCAGGGTGATGTATAAGTTTTAA
- a CDS encoding zinc ribbon domain-containing protein yields the protein MNEGYVCPKCGNREYKKGEMRATGGFFSKIFDVQNKRFTTISCTVCGYTEFYAKDSSTLGNIFDFFTN from the coding sequence ATGAATGAAGGATATGTTTGTCCAAAATGCGGAAACAGGGAATACAAAAAGGGTGAAATGAGAGCAACAGGCGGCTTTTTCAGTAAAATTTTTGATGTACAAAATAAAAGGTTTACAACCATCAGTTGTACAGTTTGCGGGTACACTGAATTTTACGCAAAAGATTCAAGCACTCTGGGCAATATTTTCGACTTCTTTACAAATTAA
- a CDS encoding aminotransferase class I/II-fold pyridoxal phosphate-dependent enzyme, whose product MVAIPIDRELFKKRLSESSINSLSTASIREIKKLADILERDTGEKFIRMEMGIPGLPPLKEGVEAQIDALKKGVAAIYPDIQGVPELKREISRFVKLFLNIDVDAEHCVPTVGSMMGAFVCFMTINRMWPDREGTLFIDPGFPVQKQQCKVLGHDYMSFDVYNYRGKKLEAKLREFLDTGKVSSILYSNPNNPTWITFTEEELEIIGRLANEYDVIVIEDLAYFGMDFRKDYSKPGEPPYQPTVAKYTDNYVLLISSSKFFSYAGERIAMIVVSDKLWDRREKGLLRYYTSEKLGDALIFGAVYSLSSGTSHSAQYALAAMLKAANDGRVNFVEYVKPYGEKAKIMKKLFTKYGFKIVYDKDLDKPIADGFYFTLSYPGMDAEKLLEELLIHGISAISLIIAGSERKEGIRACTSLIQMEEMPILEERLKIFAKDNPIT is encoded by the coding sequence ATTGTGGCTATACCAATTGATAGAGAACTTTTTAAAAAAAGATTAAGTGAAAGTTCAATAAACAGCCTTTCAACCGCTTCAATCAGGGAAATAAAAAAGCTTGCAGACATACTTGAAAGGGATACTGGAGAAAAGTTTATAAGAATGGAAATGGGAATTCCAGGCCTTCCACCTTTGAAAGAAGGGGTTGAAGCACAGATTGATGCTTTAAAAAAAGGGGTTGCTGCAATCTATCCAGATATTCAGGGTGTTCCTGAATTAAAAAGAGAGATTTCAAGGTTTGTAAAACTTTTCTTAAACATAGATGTTGACGCTGAGCATTGCGTTCCAACTGTTGGTTCAATGATGGGGGCTTTTGTTTGCTTTATGACAATAAACAGGATGTGGCCGGACAGGGAAGGCACGCTTTTCATTGACCCGGGGTTTCCAGTTCAAAAACAGCAGTGCAAGGTTTTAGGCCACGATTATATGAGTTTTGATGTTTACAATTACAGGGGGAAAAAGTTAGAGGCAAAGTTGAGGGAATTCCTTGATACCGGGAAGGTTTCCTCAATTTTGTATTCAAATCCAAACAATCCAACCTGGATTACATTTACAGAGGAAGAGCTTGAAATTATTGGCAGGCTTGCAAATGAATACGATGTTATTGTTATTGAAGACCTTGCATATTTTGGAATGGACTTCAGAAAAGATTACTCAAAGCCTGGAGAACCTCCATATCAGCCAACAGTTGCAAAGTATACAGATAACTATGTGCTTCTTATCTCTTCTTCAAAGTTTTTCTCCTATGCAGGGGAGAGAATTGCAATGATTGTTGTTTCAGACAAGTTGTGGGATAGAAGGGAAAAAGGGCTTTTAAGGTATTACACTTCAGAAAAATTAGGAGATGCTTTAATTTTCGGTGCTGTTTACTCCCTTTCTTCAGGCACCTCTCACTCGGCACAGTATGCACTTGCTGCAATGCTTAAAGCGGCAAACGACGGCAGGGTAAACTTTGTTGAATATGTTAAGCCTTATGGAGAAAAGGCAAAGATTATGAAAAAGTTGTTTACAAAGTACGGATTTAAAATTGTTTACGATAAAGATCTTGACAAGCCTATTGCTGATGGATTTTACTTTACCCTGTCCTATCCTGGGATGGATGCTGAAAAGTTACTTGAAGAGTTGTTAATTCACGGAATAAGTGCAATTTCTCTGATAATTGCAGGAAGCGAGAGAAAAGAGGGAATAAGGGCCTGCACTTCCCTTATTCAAATGGAGGAAATGCCCATACTTGAAGAGAGGCTTAAGATTTTTGCGAAAGACAATCCTATTACATAG
- a CDS encoding cytochrome c3 family protein, with product MDEKKGLIKKIKSFFKDRIFVKGLIVGVIFATVFIIFQIGIIEHTSTPEFCASCHSMEVFHVAWEEGVHGTGKKGIVVARCVDCHLPHDNLVHYLWAKGVSGTKDTVATIFGYQPDWIKNLERREEFTYESGCKKCHVNLVAPGIPIKAFKAHRQYELGETNKTCISCHQDVGHGDLKLKLSNKIVNKEAL from the coding sequence TTGGATGAAAAAAAAGGGTTAATAAAAAAAATTAAATCATTTTTTAAAGACAGGATCTTTGTAAAAGGATTAATTGTGGGGGTTATATTTGCCACCGTTTTCATAATCTTTCAAATAGGAATAATTGAACACACCTCAACACCTGAATTCTGTGCCAGTTGTCATTCAATGGAAGTTTTTCATGTAGCATGGGAAGAGGGGGTACACGGTACAGGGAAAAAAGGTATTGTTGTGGCAAGGTGCGTTGACTGTCATCTTCCCCACGACAATTTAGTGCATTATCTATGGGCTAAAGGTGTTTCTGGTACAAAGGATACTGTTGCCACAATATTCGGTTACCAGCCTGACTGGATCAAAAACCTTGAAAGAAGGGAAGAGTTTACCTATGAGTCAGGTTGCAAAAAGTGCCATGTAAATTTAGTTGCTCCGGGAATTCCCATCAAAGCATTTAAAGCCCACAGACAGTATGAATTAGGGGAGACAAATAAAACCTGTATATCCTGCCATCAGGATGTGGGGCACGGTGACTTAAAACTTAAACTCTCAAATAAAATTGTTAACAAGGAGGCTTTATGA
- a CDS encoding multiheme c-type cytochrome, whose translation MRKGVLILVLFAFTALFAYGENNATKGNNYPNLSKADLKIKRGYSKEALKCIQCHSEKTPGIVADWKDGRMAHAGVSCYDCHVVKKSNPMASQCPGVKGTNIYISPMVSSKTCQKCHPTEVEQFLKSGHAKLAAAPVVDKAKFQKLMYHFEGGEFMGVKKGIGKNTATRRSGCQMCHGTKVEVKNGKPINGTWPAGVGTRYPDGGIGNCSVCHTRHRFSIEEARKPEACASCHLGPDHPNIEIYLESKHGQMYLTDGEKWNWDSAPDAWEPGDYRAPTCATCHMSGIGELSTTHNVNERLHWDLMHKKSVVRSGERGNGKKGRPLMKKVCQNCHSKTQTDATFETLDDSVALYNEYFEKADKMLKDLKAKGLLKKDPWSDSFQELYYFLWHHVGRRARMGAAMNGPDYAHWHGFFQLFQVFKDMQEIYNYRIKHNKIEEVSFVMSSAPL comes from the coding sequence ATGAGAAAAGGTGTCTTAATTCTGGTATTATTCGCATTTACTGCCCTTTTTGCCTACGGGGAGAATAATGCGACAAAAGGTAACAACTATCCAAACCTTTCAAAAGCGGATCTAAAAATTAAGAGAGGTTATTCAAAAGAAGCGTTGAAGTGTATTCAATGCCACTCTGAAAAGACACCAGGGATAGTTGCAGACTGGAAAGACGGAAGAATGGCTCATGCAGGGGTTTCCTGTTATGACTGCCATGTTGTTAAAAAGTCAAACCCCATGGCATCTCAATGTCCTGGAGTTAAGGGGACAAACATTTACATCTCTCCAATGGTGTCATCAAAAACCTGTCAAAAATGCCATCCAACTGAAGTTGAACAATTCCTTAAAAGTGGACATGCCAAATTAGCCGCTGCTCCAGTGGTTGACAAAGCAAAGTTTCAAAAACTTATGTACCATTTTGAAGGTGGAGAATTTATGGGTGTAAAAAAGGGAATAGGGAAAAATACTGCTACAAGGCGTTCCGGCTGTCAGATGTGCCACGGAACAAAGGTTGAGGTTAAAAACGGAAAACCAATAAACGGCACATGGCCTGCCGGTGTAGGAACAAGATACCCTGATGGAGGCATAGGAAACTGCTCTGTTTGCCATACAAGGCACAGATTCTCCATTGAAGAGGCAAGGAAGCCAGAAGCGTGCGCATCCTGCCACTTAGGCCCCGACCATCCAAATATAGAGATTTATCTCGAGAGCAAGCACGGTCAGATGTATTTAACAGATGGTGAAAAGTGGAATTGGGATTCAGCCCCTGATGCGTGGGAGCCTGGAGATTATAGAGCACCAACATGTGCAACCTGCCATATGAGCGGAATTGGAGAGTTAAGCACAACTCACAATGTTAACGAAAGGTTGCACTGGGATTTGATGCATAAAAAGAGTGTTGTAAGAAGCGGAGAAAGAGGAAACGGGAAAAAAGGAAGACCTTTAATGAAAAAGGTTTGTCAGAATTGCCACTCAAAAACTCAGACAGATGCAACATTTGAAACTCTTGATGATTCAGTTGCTCTTTACAATGAATATTTTGAAAAAGCAGATAAAATGTTAAAAGACTTAAAGGCAAAAGGCTTACTTAAAAAAGACCCATGGTCAGATTCTTTCCAGGAACTTTACTACTTCTTATGGCACCATGTTGGAAGAAGGGCAAGAATGGGAGCAGCAATGAATGGGCCTGATTACGCCCACTGGCATGGATTCTTCCAGTTATTCCAGGTATTCAAAGATATGCAGGAGATTTATAATTACAGAATTAAGCATAACAAGATTGAAGAAGTTTCATTTGTAATGTCAAGTGCACCTTTATGA
- a CDS encoding HDIG domain-containing metalloprotein, producing MENIVEKAEKLVNEYVKSDSLKKHLKAVACSMKWYARKFGEDEDRWYACGLLHDFDYEKYPDAENHPYRGAEILEKEGFDKEFVEAVLGHASYTGVERKTLMAKTLFAVDELSGFVIAVALVRPSKLIGDVKVKSVKKKMKDKAFARQVNRDEIKQGAEELGIPLEEHIQNVITALTECAKELGFEG from the coding sequence ATGGAAAACATAGTTGAAAAGGCTGAAAAACTTGTAAATGAGTATGTAAAAAGCGATTCATTGAAAAAGCATCTTAAAGCGGTTGCCTGTTCAATGAAATGGTATGCAAGAAAGTTTGGGGAAGATGAAGACAGGTGGTATGCCTGCGGATTATTACACGATTTTGATTATGAAAAATACCCTGACGCAGAAAACCATCCGTATCGAGGAGCAGAGATACTTGAAAAAGAGGGGTTTGACAAAGAGTTTGTTGAGGCTGTTTTAGGCCATGCGTCATACACAGGGGTTGAAAGAAAAACTTTAATGGCAAAAACACTCTTTGCTGTTGATGAATTAAGCGGTTTTGTAATTGCAGTTGCCCTTGTAAGGCCTTCAAAACTTATTGGTGATGTAAAGGTTAAATCGGTTAAAAAGAAGATGAAGGATAAGGCTTTCGCAAGACAGGTAAACAGGGATGAAATAAAACAGGGGGCAGAGGAATTGGGAATCCCCCTTGAGGAGCACATTCAAAATGTTATTACAGCTTTAACAGAGTGTGCTAAAGAGTTGGGATTTGAGGGATAA